Proteins encoded together in one Halomarina salina window:
- a CDS encoding acetate uptake transporter → MPKETKLANPAPLGLMGFALTTMILSLINAGLLPDEGGIAVVIPLAMAYGGTMQIVAGILAFRKGDTFETMAFNTYGAFWWWFGLAELFAVNGLLSPSTTAIGVTLVGFGVITTILLVGTLRLNWALFAVFATLAATFYLVGVGDWLGIDVLVTAGGYVGMVTAVLAAYTAAAEVLNWTFGEDRIPLGGSPTSGRRTTAQTAD, encoded by the coding sequence ATGCCTAAGGAAACCAAACTCGCGAATCCGGCACCGCTCGGCCTCATGGGTTTCGCACTGACGACGATGATCCTGAGCCTCATCAACGCCGGGCTGTTGCCGGACGAAGGCGGTATCGCCGTCGTCATCCCCCTCGCGATGGCCTACGGGGGGACGATGCAGATAGTCGCCGGTATCCTCGCGTTCCGGAAGGGCGACACGTTCGAGACGATGGCGTTCAACACCTACGGCGCGTTCTGGTGGTGGTTCGGACTGGCCGAACTGTTCGCCGTGAACGGTCTCCTCTCGCCGAGCACGACGGCCATCGGCGTCACCCTCGTCGGGTTCGGCGTCATCACCACCATCCTGCTCGTCGGGACGCTGAGACTCAACTGGGCGCTGTTCGCCGTGTTCGCGACGCTGGCGGCGACGTTCTACCTCGTCGGCGTCGGCGACTGGCTGGGCATCGACGTCCTGGTCACCGCCGGGGGCTACGTCGGCATGGTGACGGCCGTGCTCGCCGCGTACACCGCCGCTGCCGAGGTGCTCAACTGGACATTCGGCGAGGACCGCATCCCGCTCGGAGGCAGTCCGACGAGCGGCCGGCGAACCACCGCGCAGACCGCGGACTGA